Proteins encoded within one genomic window of Hemiscyllium ocellatum isolate sHemOce1 chromosome 1, sHemOce1.pat.X.cur, whole genome shotgun sequence:
- the atp5fa1 gene encoding ATP synthase subunit alpha, mitochondrial, giving the protein MLSARLVTVSVRSLLRQRAHVAKHALPAAFVGTKNLHTSRTWLQKTGTAEVSSILEERILGADTSADLEETGRVLSIGDGIARVYGLRNVQAEEMVEFSSGLKGMSLNLEPDNVGVVVFGNDKLIKEGDIVKRTGAIVDVPVGEELLGRVVDALGNAIDGKGPLGAKNRRRVGLKAPGIIPRISVREPMQTGIKAVDSLVPIGRGQRELIIGDRQTGKTGIAIDTIINQKRFNDGTDEKKKLYCIYVAIGQKRSTVAQLVKRLTDADAMKYTIVVSATASDAAPLQYLAPYSGCSMGEYFRDNGKHALIIYDDLSKQAVAYRQMSLLLRRPPGREAYPGDVFYLHSRLLERAAKMNDNFGGGSLTALPVIETQAGDVSAYIPTNVISITDGQIFLETELFYKGIRPAINVGLSVSRVGSAAQTKAMKQVAGTMKLELAQFREVAAFAQFGSDLDAATQQLLNRGVRLTELLKQGQYVPMAIEEQVAVIYAGVRGHLDKMEPSKITKFEPAFLAHVKSQHQDVLETIRAEGQISNEMEAKLKKIVVDFLSTFEA; this is encoded by the exons ATGCTGTCTGCTCGTCTGGTAACCGTCTCAGTCCGGTCTCTGCTGAGGCAACGAGCTCAC GTGGCAAAACATGCCCTTCCTGCAGCTTTTGTAGGCACCAAGAATCTGCATACTTCAAGAACATGGCTACAAAAGACAG GTACTGCAGAGGTTTCCTCCATTCTGGAAGAACGCATCTTGGGAGCTGACACTTCTGCTGACCTGGAAGAGACAGGTCGTGTGCTGTCAATCGGTGATGGTATTGCTCGTGTGTATGGTCTCAGAAATGTGCAGGCTGAGGAAATGGTTGAATTTTCCTCTGGTCTGAAG GGAATGTCTCTGAACTTGGAACCTGACAATGTTGGTGTTGTCGTATTTGGTAATGACAAGCTAATCAAGGAAGGTGACATTGTGAAGAGAACTGGTGCCATTGTGGATGTTCCTGTTGGAGAAGAGCTGCTTGGACGTGTTGTAGATGCTTTGGGTAATGCCATTGATGGAAAG GGTCCACTTGGTGCGAAGAACCGTAGACGTGTGGGACTGAAAGCCCCTGGTATTATTCCTAGGATCTCTGTGCGGGAACCCATGCAGACTGGCATTAAAGCAGTAGACAGTCTAGTGCCCATTGGCCGTGGGCAGCGAGAGCTGATCATTGGTGACAGACAGACTGG AAAAACTGGTATTGCTATTGACACCATCATTAATCAGAAGAGATTCAATGACGGCACTGATGAAAAGAAAAAGCTATACTGCATATATGTTGCCATTGGTCAGAAAAGATCCACTGTGGCTCAGCTGGTGAAGAGATTGACAGATGCAG ATGCTATGAAATACACCATTGTGGTCTCTGccacagcctctgatgctgctcCACTGCAGTACCTGGCCCCATATTCTGGCTGCTCTATGGGAGAATATTTCAGAGACAATGGCAAACATGCACTGATTATCTATGATGATTTGTCCAAACAG GCTGTCGCCTACCGGCAGATGTCCCTGCTACTGCGTCGTCCCCCAGGTCGTGAAGCCTACCCTGGTGATGTGTTTTACCTGCATTCACGTCTGTTGGAGAGAGCAGCCAAAATGAATGATAACTTCGGTGGTGGCTCCCTTACTGCTCTTCCTGTCATTGAGACCCAGGCTGGTGATGTATCTGCTTACATTCCAACAAACGTCATCTCCATCACTGATGGTCAA ATctttttggaaacagaactgttCTATAAAGGTATTCGCCCAGCTATCAATgtgggtctgtctgtgtcccgTGTTGGATCTGCTGCCCAAACCAAAGCCATGAAACAG GTGGCTGGTACCATGAAACTGGAGTTGGCTCAGTTCCGTGAAGTTGCAGCTTTTGCCCAGTTTGGCTCTGACTTAGATGCAGCCACGCAACAACTTTTGAATCGTGGTGTTCGTTTAACAGAGTTGCTGAAGCAAGGACAATATG TTCCCATGGCTATTGAAGAACAGGTTGCAGTAATTTATGCTGGTGTCAGAGGCCACTTGGATAAAATGGAGCCTAGCAAGATCACAAAGTTTGAACCTGCTTTCTTGGCCCACGTGAAGAGTCAACACCAGGATGTCCTGGAAACAATTAG GGCTGAAGGACAAATAAGTAATGAGATGGAAGCCAAGCTGAAGAAGATTGTAGTGGACTTCTTGTCAACCTTTGAGGCATAA